In a single window of the Deinococcus aetherius genome:
- a CDS encoding CAP domain-containing protein, whose translation MTSKALLTLLCSSTLLLGACGETDTTSAAGSTLTPAPGATALATTPINLTVGQTRQVNVYSGGQPVTPATATWTSRNPAVATVDQYGLVTARGAGTTTVRVALRSNPATFLDFTVNVTGASAPAPTPAPATGPSAFEGRVLELTNQARAQARTCGTQPFPAAAPLTYNAALRTAASNHSKDMALRNFFSHTNPDGLNPFDRMRAAGYTGFTAAAENIAAGQSTPEAVVAGWLQSPSHCANIMNAAYRDLGVGYYAGGSYGHYWTQNFGRR comes from the coding sequence GTGACCTCCAAGGCTCTCCTGACCCTCCTCTGCTCCTCCACCCTGCTTCTGGGCGCCTGCGGGGAGACCGACACCACTTCGGCGGCAGGCTCCACGCTGACCCCCGCGCCCGGGGCCACCGCGCTCGCCACCACGCCCATCAACCTCACGGTCGGGCAGACCCGTCAGGTGAACGTGTACTCCGGCGGCCAACCCGTCACGCCCGCCACCGCGACCTGGACGAGCCGCAATCCGGCGGTGGCGACGGTGGACCAGTACGGGCTGGTGACCGCCCGGGGCGCGGGGACGACCACCGTTCGCGTCGCCCTGCGCAGCAACCCGGCCACCTTCCTCGACTTCACGGTCAACGTGACGGGCGCGTCGGCCCCGGCGCCTACCCCGGCCCCGGCGACCGGGCCCTCCGCCTTCGAGGGGCGGGTTCTGGAACTCACCAACCAGGCCCGCGCCCAGGCCCGCACCTGCGGCACCCAGCCCTTCCCGGCGGCCGCGCCCCTGACGTACAACGCCGCGCTGCGCACCGCCGCCTCCAACCACTCGAAGGACATGGCCCTTCGCAACTTCTTCAGCCATACCAACCCCGACGGCTTAAATCCCTTCGACCGGATGCGCGCCGCCGGGTACACGGGTTTCACGGCGGCGGCGGAGAACATCGCGGCCGGGCAGAGCACCCCGGAGGCGGTCGTCGCCGGGTGGCTCCAGAGCCCCAGCCACTGCGCGAACATCATGAACGCCGCGTACCGCGACCTGGGCGTCGGGTACTACGCGGGCGGGAGTTACGGCCACTACTGGACCCAGAACTTCGGTCGGCGCTGA
- a CDS encoding TSUP family transporter, translating into MPGPEVLLYGLPLAFLAGFIDAIAGGGGTITLPTLFFMGLSPAQAVATNKLLAIFGSGSATVQYWRRGHVERSLVLRLIPLALVGSALGAFLVRFVDPDAFRTLVGVVILGVGALVLVNKRFGLEDRYPGLIARTLALTLPGAFLIGVYDGFLGPGTGTFLMFLFALAGFNLVRSSGNARTINFATNLGAFLFFLFQGQMVWWIGLPMGVANAAGAFVGARMAMLRGSGFVKVVYAGIVLLVAARLLTQ; encoded by the coding sequence GTGCCCGGTCCCGAAGTCCTCCTCTACGGCCTTCCCCTCGCCTTTCTCGCCGGGTTCATCGACGCTATTGCGGGGGGCGGCGGCACGATCACGCTGCCCACGCTGTTTTTCATGGGGCTCTCGCCCGCGCAGGCGGTGGCGACGAACAAGTTGCTCGCCATCTTCGGCTCGGGGAGCGCGACGGTGCAGTACTGGCGCAGGGGGCACGTCGAGCGGTCTCTCGTGCTGCGCCTGATTCCGCTGGCGCTCGTCGGGAGTGCGCTCGGCGCCTTCCTCGTGCGTTTCGTGGACCCGGACGCCTTTCGCACCCTGGTCGGCGTGGTCATCCTCGGCGTGGGGGCGCTCGTGCTCGTCAACAAGCGTTTCGGGCTGGAGGACCGCTACCCCGGCCTGATCGCCCGCACCCTGGCCCTCACCCTGCCCGGCGCGTTCCTGATCGGCGTGTACGACGGCTTTCTCGGCCCCGGCACGGGCACCTTCCTGATGTTCCTCTTCGCGCTGGCGGGCTTCAACCTCGTGCGGTCGAGCGGCAACGCGCGGACGATCAACTTCGCCACCAACCTCGGGGCGTTCCTCTTCTTCCTGTTCCAGGGGCAGATGGTCTGGTGGATCGGCCTGCCGATGGGCGTGGCGAACGCCGCCGGGGCCTTTGTGGGTGCCCGGATGGCGATGCTGCGGGGCAGCGGCTTCGTGAAGGTGGTGTACGCGGGCATCGTGCTGCTCGTGGCGGCGCGGCTGCTGACACAGTAA